The sequence below is a genomic window from Mytilus edulis chromosome 2, xbMytEdul2.2, whole genome shotgun sequence.
ATGCAGGTTAAGTACCTTGTGTAATATTAAGGGGGGAATTCTGAGACAAGAGCCTGTGATATCAAGTCTCCATTTAGTAACTATGACCTTGACATTATAATGAAAATTTCTCGAAATCGGTACGGTAAAAGTTTCTAAAATTTTGGGATGAAACAATATGTTAAGTTAATTTAAGTGTCAATTTTGAATGCTCtgctaaaatatttatttttgaactgGTGAAGATATAAGATTGAAAAATTTTAGACTTTTCTCCTTTTTCTATTATTAGTAACAATAACAAATTTCTCAAAATAGAATAGCAgaaatacaatttcatttttttttttaatttgataaggTTATGTGTAAgggtttttttaaagatagattagTAAATTATACTATATAGGTGTCTTAAAATTACATACTATTTAAACCCCTAATTTGGCATTTGAGGACAAAAAAGAGGGGCACTGTAATCCAGATCTGTTGTTAACATCAAATATTTTGCGGATTTTTATTTCATAGTAAGAACTCTTAGACCCCGTATACTTACAATCcttgataaaaatgtaaattattttgcaTGTTGTTTATTTGCTAATTGTGGGCCGAATACCttaacaaacatttcttttttaataattcttgAAACAAATCATCGAATATTTTAAACAAGGGCCTATTTCTATAATCCAACTATTGTGTAAAAAGGAAAACAGTATTTGATACACGCATAATTCAATAGTGACCATAAAGACATTTGAATGAGTGAGAATcacaaaacaaaagatatatgaTATCTCATCTCATTCAATTCCTTTAAAACTAAGGTCTCAGTATATAAGAAAACACTACAGAAGGTGTATTATAAGAGTGTCATGgttttgaacatacatatatttaGCTACATATAACACCCCGATAGCTACATAAATAGCATGGGATGAGAATTGAATTTTAGTATATGTTCCTCTTGTTGTTCTATTTATATTTACCTCTGTGTTTTAAAAACAGTCGTTGTTTTCTGAATCGTTTAAAACATCTACTTTTGCTGTGGTATTTTCTATAACAACTGCACCACAGTCGATAGAATCGTGTTTTATTACAGGTCAATTTATatcctaaaaaataaatataattacattAATCACGAGAAAAATACGAATACTATTTTATTCTTGCGGTGAAAGGATACACTTGCACACACCGGagctaattttaaaaaaatcataacatatGCAATTGTTTGATTTGCATACAAAGCAAGAACCCAAGTTCATCTAATGTCTCGTTTCAATTAATGTTTCATTTACAGTTCTCTCAAAAGGAGACTATTTTATATCCTGGGTATAACTGTAAAATCATCATTTAAGAAATACTAGATGACAACAAATAATGTTCAAGTTAATACCAGATAGCGTTACTGTAAACTGGTCAGCAATAGTTTTCAATATTTGCTGTCAAGTTTGTCACTTGAAGATGATTCATATGAAATAGAAGAATGTCGTTGATATAACGAGCTAGATAGTCTATTTATTTAAGAGTGTATAGTAAACATGTTCTTCTTTTTGTGCGTTAGAATGCACGCACTTTACCTTTTGATTCTCAGAACCTCAAACTGCTTAGATATGTTTAAGGCAAGTGTTGAAAACAGTAACGATACACATTCTGTCAATAGATACAGTTACTGTGGATTAATTCTTTTCCGTGGGTTCCAATTTTCGTGGTGtcaggaaaacttgcatattcgtggatatttaatttcctgGTTTTGGAAAAGTTTGCATACATTCCTTAAGAATTTCTTTAATTCGTTGAAGATGCAAATTCGTGGTTttcctgtacccacgaaatcaatgaaaattggtctCCAACGAATgttaatgaatcaacagtattaaTGCTTAATCATCGCGGCCTTAGTGCAAGAGAAATCTAGTAATCAGTTAGACTAAACAGTTAAATAAATAGTACCTACCTATTCCATTGTAATGAAATATGCTCCGTCTTATTTTAAATCCGTGGTATCTGTTGTAGTATACTAGTCCGTACTTTCCACCACTGTAAATGGCAGGGCTATATAAATTGAAGTTTTAGTGCATTATACATTGTCATCACAGATAAAAACCGATGTTGTAAGTTGTTCTTATGCTGTAATtgaataattagttatcaaaagtaccaggatttagtacgccagacgcgcgtttcgtctacatatgactcatcagtgatgctcatatcaaaatagttataaagccaaacaagtacaaagttaaagagcattgaggatccaaatttcaaaaagttgtgccaaatatggctaaggtaatctaaccTATAACATCTAGAATGATATTAGAGTAGACAAAATATCTGTGAAAACCATGCAACTTGTTATCATTTTCTTTCGCTTTAATTATTCTAACAATCGAAATCATTATCAGCATTAAAAAAAGCATATTCATATACTCACTAGAAACCTTCTTAGTATAATTGACATCGATGTTATACCCATATGTAGCAActgtaaaaataatacattacTAATTACAATGAATTATGGCTTGTATTGTCGTCCgtgtttgtattatatatatatttattctctCGAAAAGGTGATCTGAATCGTAGACAGAAGAATATAGATGTGTGCCATGTTTAATTGAAATCTAAttgtaaatgaataaaatgaaaaatcatcatgctgttatctgtttaattttttttttcgtgttcGCAAATTAATACAGTACCGGTAATCATTCTGTTCAGACTTACCGGTGGtgtagacgtatttacacttgtatgcaaatttgtccgccattacgtaaaatcacacaggttcctgtaaactttgacatcataatttaaatcatttgacgtcacaatttaaaagtgattgttgcttgacgtcaaaaggtgattcggagtcgatctaaggtcattcggaggcaagatccagctaaataccaaaagtgtaaatacgtttattggtcaaacaaagtttgtTCGTTTTAAAACTGAGTATTATGTAACTTACATTTATAATGGTAAATGATTGAAAACATGGGGAATCGACAAATAACTTCAAAAAACACCACCAGTGAGTCACACGTCAAGGAAGCAATAGCATAATTAAACAGTTatcattacatttattttatttcaacgGTACGTGTAAACCCCAACCCCATGAATCTGGAAAAAGCTGATTACTAAATCAAAACAGGACTATCATAGATATGCAAAATCCAAAAATTTCTAAATAACAAACCATATTTGCAACGACAAAAGACAATCACAagttacttttaataaaaaataatttcacaaCTGTTAAAGGCGTATACCTGCCAAATTGCTATgcactgatttgactcaaatctaatatttgatttatttcatacTGAAACGTATATTTGAATtacaaaatgtgcaaaattaacaattaacaatGCATGCCATGGTTCGATTATATGTAACAATATGTGTATTTTTGTCTAAACGTCATC
It includes:
- the LOC139510480 gene encoding uncharacterized protein, which codes for MAQGMYVLLLVVIATVATYGYNIDVNYTKKVSSPAIYSGGKYGLVYYNRYHGFKIRRSIFHYNGIGYKLTCNKTRFYRLWCSCYRKYHSKSRCFKRFRKQRLFLKHRARSYLGRPKLA